A single Equus quagga isolate Etosha38 chromosome 8, UCLA_HA_Equagga_1.0, whole genome shotgun sequence DNA region contains:
- the FERD3L gene encoding fer3-like protein, whose translation MAAYPESCVDATVLDFVADLSLASPGRPLLCGFAPGVPFGDRDGRPRRLERFEEEDPEDDEGEVDEEEEEEEHGRGASLLGRPKRKRVITYAQRQAANIRERKRMFNLNEAFDQLRRKVPTFAYEKRLSRIETLRLAIVYISFMTELLESCEKKETG comes from the coding sequence ATGGCGGCCTATCCGGAGAGCTGTGTGGACGCCACCGTGCTGGACTTCGTCGCAGACCTGTCTCTGGCCTCCCCGGGGCGCCCTCTCCTCTGTGGCTTCGCTCCCGGGGTCCCCTTTGGGGACCGAGACGGAAGACCCAGGAGGCTGGAGCGCTTTGAGGAGGAGGATCCAGAAGACGATGAGGGCGAAGTAgacgaggaagaggaggaagaagagcacGGCAGAGGCGCGTCCCTGCTGGGCCGCCCCAAGAGGAAAAGGGTGATCACCTACGCTCAGCGCCAGGCCGCCAACATCCGCGAGAGGAAGCGGATGTTCAACCTCAACGAGGCCTTCGACCAGCTGCGGAGGAAGGTGCCCACTTTTGCTTATGAGAAGAGGCTGTCCCGGATCGAGACACTACGCCTGGCCATCGTCTATATTTCCTTCATGACCGAGCTCTTAGAGAGCTGCGAGAAGAAAGAAACCGGCTGA